The proteins below come from a single Antennarius striatus isolate MH-2024 chromosome 18, ASM4005453v1, whole genome shotgun sequence genomic window:
- the dnajb4 gene encoding dnaJ homolog subfamily B member 4, whose amino-acid sequence MGKDYYKTLGISKGATDEDIKKAYRKQALKWHPDKNKSTAAEEKFKEIAEAYEVLSDPKKREVYDQYGEEGLKGGNGSTGEGPGSTFTYTFHGDPHATFATFFGGSNPFDMFFGRKANGRDDEDMEVEGNDPFGSFTSFNLNGFPRDGHVGLGGQQRRKQDPAIIHELSLSLEEVFHGCTKRMKISRKRLNPDGRTMRTEDKILTIEIKRGWKEGTKITFPREGDETASTIPADIVFVIKDKPHPHFRREGSNIVYPVRVSLRQSLCGCSVTVSTIDGKTCNMKITDVVKPGMRKTVAGQGLPLPKNPEQRGDLVVEFDVNFPETLPGNAKDVLKRHLPT is encoded by the exons ATGGGTAAGGATTACTATAAAACGCTGGGGATCTCTAAAGGAGCCACGGACGAAGATATTAAGAAAGCTTACAGAAAACAGGCTCTGAAATGGCATCCGGACAAAAACAAGTCTACTGCCGCCGAGGAGAAATTTAAAGAAATCGCCGAGGCGTATGAAGTCCTTAGCGATccaaagaaaagagaagtttatgatcagtatggagaggaag GTCTCAAGGGAGGGAACGGGTCCACTGGTGAAGGACCAGGCAGTACCTTCACCTATACCTTCCATGGTGACCCTCATGCCACCTTTGCCACTTTCTTTGGGGGTTCAAACCCTTTTGATATGTTCTTTGGGCGGAAAGCCAATGGCAGAGATGATGAGGACATGGAAGTAGAGGGAAATGACCCTTTCGGGTCATTCACGAGCTTCAACCTCAACGGATTCCCTCGGGATGGTCATGTGGGGCTTGGAGGCCAACAACGCCGGAAGCAGGACCCGGCCATCATCCACGAACTAAGCCTCTCCCTGGAGGAGGTTTTCCACGGCTGCACCAAGAGGATGAAAATCTCTAGAAAAAGACTAAATCCGGATGGCAGAACCATGCGCACGGAGGATAAGATTCTCACCATTGAGATCAAACGTGGCTGGAAGGAAGGAACCAAGATCACGTTCCCTCGTGAGGGAGACGAGACGGCCAGTACCATTCCTGCTGACATTGTTTTTGTCATCAAGGACAAACCACACCCTCACTTTAGACGAGAGGGTTCGAACATTGTGTATCCTGTACGCGTTAGCTTACGACAG tcATTGTGCGGATGCTCAGTTACTGTTTCCACAATAGATGGGAAGACATGCAACATGAAGATAACAGATGTTGTCAAGCCTGGCATGAGAAAGACTGTTGCTGGACAGGGTCTCCCCCTCCCCAAAAACCCAGAGCAAAGGGGGGATCTGGTGGTGGAGTTTGATGTTAACTTTCCTGAAACACTGCCCGGAAACGCCAAGGACGTCCTGAAACGGCATTTACCAACCTAG
- the gipc2 gene encoding PDZ domain-containing protein GIPC2 isoform X2, whose amino-acid sequence MPWRKKNKSTKEHLVDNEEVSGGHTGTGTWSNPSVNGAGLPPPPANLRPKLVFHTQLAHGSPTGRIEGFTNVKELYAKIAEVFNITAPELPHLERRGCRRQGYMEAIDSLWQPLNGKVKRKRRRSCHISVHLPCSLKWAPAHFSIPQASSHYPRFCSTTQSETLLPPLLDTLIPPQVTLRSCLFWKKVLTIAVSILLAKSTTICPSTFLSWIPNLPITFSSPVSCTNMSIEVCTNDYSLTSRYGVHHFIKVQPEFLRLHQLTSYLWSIPTKNIEHHTFDF is encoded by the exons atgccgtggaggaagaaaaacaagtcGACAAAAGAGCATTTGGTAGACAACGAGGAGGTTAGCGGTGGACACACAGGTACCGGGACCTGGAGTAACCCCTCCGTGAACGGAGCGGGGCTCCCGCCTCCACCTGCTAACCTGCGGCCCAAACTGGTCTTCCATACCCAGCTGGCGCACGGAAGCCCCACCGGCAGGATCGAGGGATTCACGAACGTCAAGGAGCTGTACGCGAAAATAGCCGAGGTGTTCAACATCACCGCACCTGAG ttgccacatcttgagagaagaggatgcagaagacagggttacatGGAGGCTATTGATTCgttgtggcaacccctgaatggaaaagtcaaaaggaaaagaagaagaagttgccATATctctgtacatctcccttgttctttaaaatgggcaccagcgcatttctccattcctcaggcatcttctcactatccaagATTCTGCtcaacaacccagtcagaaactctactgccacctctcctagacactttgatacctccacag GTCACCTTAcgttcctgtctcttctggaagaaagtattaactatagctgtttccatccttcttgcaaagtcaaccaccatctgtccttctacattcctctcctggataccaaacctacccatcaccttctcatcacctgtttcttgcacaaacatgtccattgaagtctgcaccaatgactactctctcacttctaggtatggtgtgcatcacttcatcaaagtccaaccagaatttctccgtCTCcaccagctcacatcctacctgtggagcatacccactaaaaacattgaacatcacaccttcgatttctag